The following coding sequences lie in one Pseudomonas svalbardensis genomic window:
- the recC gene encoding exodeoxyribonuclease V subunit gamma: MPDATSLSAGFMVVHGNRLDELRSLVVSWMRRYPLAPLENEIALVQSNGIAQWLKLALAEDPEDDDMGGCGIAAAIDVQLPGSFMWQLYRMVLGRDEIPVKSLLDKAPLTWRLMRLLPQLINQPHFEPLQRFLTNDTDLRKRYQLAERLADLFDQYQVYRADWLEDWAEGRHQLRNGRGETKPLTPANCWQAELWRALLLDVGEQGMAQSRAGVHQRFIERINSLDVAPSGLPSRVIVFGISSLPAQALEALAGLARFSQVLLCVHNPCRHHWADIVADKDLLRHQYKRQARKSGMPVVLDPQTLHQHAHPLLAAWGKQGRDYINLLDSYDDPNSYRSAFRDGRIDLFSDSQPQNMLNQLQDDILELRPLNETRERWPAVDPAKDESIRFHIAHSAQREVEILHDQLLARFSADPELRPRDVIVMVPDIDSYAPHIRAVFAQLERHDPRFIPFTLADQGQRGRDPLLIAIEHLLKLPDSRFPVSEILDLLDVPALRARFGVEERDLPTLHRWIEGAGIRWGMNAKQRAGLGLPEELEQNSWRFGLRRMLLGYAVGSASACEGIEPYDEIGGLDAALIGPLVALLDALEIAHQELTQPAAPKQWGFRLHALVQLFFLASNEHDDYVLAQLEELRETWLETCESVGLQDELPLTVVREAWLAGLDQGRLSQRFLAGAVNFCTLMPMRAIPFKLVCLLGMNDGDYPRAQPPLDFDLMGSDYRPGDRSRREDDRYLLLEALLSARVQLYISWVGRSIRDNSERPASVLIGQLRDHLASGWQLHDVDEDLLEAITQEHPLQPFSARYFHEGDDLFSYANEWQVLHQTSEPSTDIEVLDPYVQEEPLSLGQLQDFLRNPVRHFFSQRLKVYFEAAEVPLADEEPFVLDALQRYSLSDSLLEAALGHLDSTDQILEAQAKRLQNSGLLPMAGFGECLQRELIEPLPDLLQRYQQLLALWPTPLTNALPVNLELQGLRLEGWLSGLHQRADGGLLSVTTIPNSIGSIKSRKWHRLTRPWVNHLVACASGMAMTTALVASDDSLLLGPMAEDAALRILGDLLMAWQTGMCQPLPIAVKTGFAWLGQTDPVKAQAAARKAYEGDGLTTDGERRESPALARQFADFDSLTADETFPDWCNALYRPLLEAPWRSLSSEEARA; the protein is encoded by the coding sequence ATGCCGGACGCGACGTCCCTCAGTGCTGGTTTTATGGTGGTTCACGGCAATCGCCTGGACGAGTTGCGCAGCCTGGTGGTCAGCTGGATGCGGCGTTACCCGTTGGCTCCCTTGGAAAATGAAATTGCCCTGGTTCAGAGCAACGGCATCGCCCAATGGCTGAAGCTGGCACTGGCAGAAGACCCTGAAGACGATGACATGGGCGGCTGCGGAATCGCAGCAGCCATCGATGTGCAGTTACCGGGTAGCTTCATGTGGCAGCTCTATCGCATGGTGCTTGGACGTGACGAAATCCCGGTCAAATCCCTGCTCGATAAAGCTCCCTTGACCTGGCGTCTGATGCGTCTGCTTCCGCAGTTGATCAACCAACCGCACTTCGAACCCCTGCAGCGCTTCCTGACGAATGACACAGACTTACGTAAACGCTATCAATTGGCGGAGCGACTGGCGGATCTGTTCGACCAATACCAGGTGTATAGGGCCGACTGGCTTGAAGACTGGGCAGAAGGTCGCCATCAATTACGAAATGGTAGAGGTGAAACCAAACCTCTGACCCCGGCTAACTGCTGGCAGGCAGAGTTGTGGCGTGCGCTGTTGCTGGATGTGGGTGAACAGGGCATGGCGCAAAGCCGAGCCGGCGTCCATCAACGGTTTATCGAACGCATCAACAGCCTCGACGTCGCCCCCAGCGGGTTGCCTTCACGGGTAATCGTTTTCGGGATTTCTTCACTGCCCGCTCAAGCCCTGGAAGCACTGGCGGGGCTGGCCCGGTTCAGCCAGGTTCTGCTTTGCGTACATAACCCGTGTCGTCACCATTGGGCAGACATCGTCGCCGATAAAGACCTGTTGCGGCATCAATACAAGCGTCAGGCTCGCAAGAGCGGAATGCCGGTTGTGCTCGACCCACAAACCCTTCACCAGCATGCCCATCCACTACTGGCTGCGTGGGGCAAGCAGGGGCGGGACTATATCAATCTGCTCGACAGCTACGACGATCCCAACAGCTATCGCTCGGCATTCCGCGACGGCCGTATCGACCTGTTCAGCGATAGCCAGCCACAGAACATGCTCAATCAATTGCAGGACGACATTCTTGAATTGCGTCCCTTGAACGAGACTCGCGAACGCTGGCCAGCTGTCGATCCGGCAAAGGATGAGTCGATCCGTTTTCACATTGCCCATAGCGCCCAGCGCGAAGTGGAGATTCTCCACGACCAGTTGCTTGCACGTTTCAGTGCTGATCCGGAATTAAGGCCTCGCGATGTGATCGTGATGGTCCCGGACATCGACAGCTACGCACCGCATATTCGTGCGGTATTTGCTCAGCTTGAACGCCACGATCCGCGTTTCATTCCCTTCACGCTCGCAGATCAAGGCCAGCGTGGTCGTGACCCGTTACTGATTGCTATCGAACATCTGCTCAAACTGCCCGACAGCCGTTTCCCCGTGAGCGAGATCCTCGATCTACTGGATGTTCCTGCACTACGCGCTCGCTTCGGTGTAGAGGAACGTGATCTGCCGACCCTGCACCGTTGGATCGAAGGCGCAGGCATCCGCTGGGGCATGAATGCCAAGCAGCGCGCGGGTCTCGGTCTACCGGAGGAGCTGGAACAAAACAGTTGGCGTTTCGGCCTGCGACGGATGCTGCTCGGTTATGCCGTGGGCAGTGCCAGTGCTTGCGAGGGTATCGAACCCTACGACGAGATCGGTGGTCTGGATGCCGCGCTCATTGGGCCTTTGGTCGCACTGCTGGATGCATTGGAGATTGCCCACCAGGAACTCACTCAGCCCGCAGCTCCCAAACAATGGGGCTTTCGATTGCACGCGCTGGTTCAGTTGTTTTTCCTGGCCAGTAACGAGCATGACGACTACGTGTTGGCCCAACTCGAAGAGCTGCGTGAAACCTGGCTTGAGACGTGCGAGTCAGTTGGCTTGCAAGATGAACTGCCGTTGACCGTGGTCCGTGAAGCCTGGCTCGCCGGTCTCGACCAAGGCCGTCTGTCCCAGCGTTTTCTGGCCGGTGCGGTTAACTTCTGCACCTTGATGCCCATGCGAGCGATCCCGTTCAAACTGGTCTGCCTGCTGGGCATGAATGACGGGGACTACCCGCGTGCACAGCCGCCACTGGACTTCGACCTCATGGGCAGTGATTACCGTCCTGGCGATCGCTCCCGACGTGAAGATGACCGTTATCTGCTGTTGGAAGCCCTGTTGTCGGCACGTGTCCAACTCTATATCAGCTGGGTCGGTCGCAGCATTCGCGATAACAGTGAACGCCCTGCGTCGGTACTGATTGGCCAATTGCGAGATCATCTGGCCAGCGGCTGGCAACTGCATGATGTCGACGAAGATCTGCTTGAGGCCATCACTCAGGAACATCCACTGCAACCGTTCAGCGCCCGCTACTTCCATGAAGGCGATGATTTGTTCAGCTACGCGAATGAATGGCAGGTGCTGCATCAAACCAGTGAGCCGTCGACTGATATCGAGGTCCTTGATCCCTACGTTCAGGAGGAGCCGCTGAGTCTCGGTCAACTGCAGGACTTTCTCCGTAATCCTGTGCGGCATTTCTTCAGTCAGCGACTGAAGGTGTATTTCGAGGCGGCTGAAGTGCCCTTGGCTGATGAAGAGCCATTTGTACTCGATGCGTTGCAACGTTACAGCCTCAGCGACAGCTTGCTCGAAGCGGCACTGGGACATCTGGATAGCACCGATCAGATACTGGAAGCGCAGGCAAAACGTCTGCAAAACAGTGGGCTTCTGCCTATGGCCGGATTCGGCGAATGCCTTCAGCGAGAGTTGATCGAACCGTTGCCGGATCTGTTGCAGCGTTACCAACAGCTTTTGGCGTTATGGCCAACGCCGCTCACCAACGCTCTGCCAGTGAATCTGGAGTTGCAGGGGCTGCGCCTGGAAGGTTGGCTCAGCGGCTTGCATCAACGTGCGGACGGTGGTTTGCTATCGGTCACTACAATCCCCAACAGTATCGGTTCAATCAAGTCGCGCAAATGGCATCGGCTGACACGGCCATGGGTCAATCATCTGGTTGCCTGCGCCAGTGGTATGGCGATGACCACCGCGTTGGTGGCCAGCGACGACAGTCTGCTGCTCGGTCCGATGGCGGAGGATGCAGCGTTGCGGATACTGGGTGACTTGTTAATGGCTTGGCAAACCGGCATGTGTCAACCGCTGCCAATTGCAGTGAAGACCGGCTTCGCTTGGCTTGGTCAAACTGATCCGGTCAAAGCCCAGGCCGCAGCCCGCAAGGCCTATGAAGGTGATGGGTTGACCACCGACGGCGAGCGTCGCGAAAGCCCGGCACTCGCCCGGCAATTCGCCGACTTCGACTCGCTTACCGCAGACGAAACGTTCCCGGATTGGTGCAACGCGTTGTACCGGCCGCTGCTTGAAGCGCCTTGGCGTTCATTGAGCAGCGAGGAGGCGCGCGCATGA
- the recB gene encoding exodeoxyribonuclease V subunit beta, producing the protein MTTKPLALAFPLRGSQLIEASAGTGKTFTISALYLRLVLGHGAESSGFGRELLPPQILVVTFTDAATKELRERIRTRLAEAARFFRDETPAPDSLIAELRNEYLPEQWSGCANRLDIAAQWMDEAAVSTIHSWCQRMLREHAFDSGSLFTQTLETDHSDLLGEVLRDYWRLFCYPMQGDALNWVRGNWGGPAALLPRVRGLFASERDSVEGKEPAELISECLQERRAALLELKMPWRQWADELLAICHQGVASKSVDGRKMQARYFEPWFEKIRTWSEDESLEQLDIGTGFTRLTPEGMAEAWKGEVPSHPGLDAMPGLKASLDGLPTPDAAVLQHAAQWVGTRFEEEKRRRAEMGFDDMLLRLDAALQSDGGERLATLIREQFPVALIDEFQDTDPVQYRIFESIYRIEDNNPECGLFLIGDPKQAIYAFRGADIYTYLRARQATAGRLHTLGTNFRSSHGMVRAVNHVFERAESRETGRGAFLFREKNGENPVPFLSVESQGRKEVLHIDGQVVPALNIWHLSADQPQSGAVYRQQLAAACASEITALLNDGQQGRAGFIQDGKDFRGLLPADIAILVRDGKEAQAVRGELSARGVRSVYLSDKDSVFAAQEAHDLLTWLKACAEPDVERPLRAALACITLNLPLAELERLNQDELAWEARVMQFRHYRELWRKQGVLPMLRRLLHDFQLPQTLITRGDGERVLTNLLHLSELLQQAAVELDGEQALIRHLSEHLALSGQAGEEQILRLESDEQLVKVVTIHKSKGLEYPLVFLPFICSAKPVDGSRLPLHYHDATGKAQVTLRPTAELIVQADDERLAEDLRLLYVALTRAQHACWLGVTDLKRGNNNSSVLHLSALGYLLGGGAPLAESAGLKRWLEDLQQDCAALNYGEMPEATVEHYHPPHNDATLLAPLIPKRKASENWWIASYSALRIGDSMSVGTDEAPESPQAQKLFDDERLDPQAPREVVAGGADIHRFPRGPNPGTFLHGLLEWAGDEGFAATPQAVEDAIARRCNRRGWEGWIAALSDWLQHLLTSPLHIGGGQAPVVFERLTQYRVEMEFWFASHKVDVLKLDELVRQYTHNGVARVAAEPVLLNGMFKGFIDLTFEHDGRYYVADYKSNWLGVDDAAYTEQAMEQSILDNRYDLQYVLYLLALHRQLKARLADYDYDRHVGGALYLFLRGTRASSQGVYFARPPRELIERLDRLFQGKPEPKAEPAWEQGVLL; encoded by the coding sequence ATGACCACAAAACCTCTGGCCTTGGCATTCCCCCTGCGCGGTAGCCAACTGATCGAAGCGAGCGCCGGGACCGGCAAGACCTTCACCATTTCCGCGCTGTATCTGCGCCTGGTCCTTGGCCACGGCGCAGAGTCGAGCGGCTTCGGACGTGAACTGTTGCCGCCGCAAATCCTCGTTGTGACGTTCACCGATGCCGCGACCAAAGAATTGCGCGAACGTATCCGCACGCGTCTTGCTGAAGCTGCACGGTTTTTCCGTGATGAAACACCGGCGCCCGATAGCCTCATCGCGGAACTTCGTAACGAATATCTACCCGAGCAATGGTCCGGGTGCGCGAACCGCCTGGACATCGCCGCGCAGTGGATGGACGAGGCGGCAGTTTCGACTATCCACAGTTGGTGCCAGCGCATGTTGCGCGAGCACGCGTTCGACAGTGGCAGTCTGTTTACACAGACCCTGGAAACCGATCACAGCGATTTGCTGGGCGAAGTTCTGCGCGATTACTGGCGCCTGTTTTGTTACCCGATGCAAGGTGATGCGCTGAACTGGGTGCGCGGTAATTGGGGCGGCCCAGCAGCATTGCTGCCACGAGTACGTGGTTTGTTCGCCAGTGAGCGAGACAGTGTTGAAGGTAAAGAGCCTGCCGAGCTGATCTCGGAGTGTCTGCAAGAGCGACGGGCTGCGTTGCTCGAACTCAAGATGCCCTGGCGCCAGTGGGCGGACGAATTGCTTGCCATCTGTCACCAGGGGGTTGCGAGCAAAAGTGTCGATGGTCGAAAAATGCAGGCACGCTATTTCGAACCCTGGTTCGAAAAGATCAGGACCTGGTCTGAAGACGAATCCCTTGAGCAACTTGATATCGGCACCGGATTCACGCGCCTGACTCCCGAGGGTATGGCTGAAGCCTGGAAAGGCGAAGTACCCAGTCATCCAGGACTGGATGCCATGCCCGGCCTCAAGGCCAGTCTCGATGGATTGCCGACACCTGATGCCGCCGTGCTGCAACACGCCGCCCAGTGGGTCGGTACACGGTTCGAGGAAGAAAAGCGTCGCCGTGCGGAGATGGGCTTCGATGACATGCTGTTGCGCCTCGATGCCGCGTTGCAATCCGATGGCGGTGAGCGGCTGGCGACCCTGATTCGCGAGCAGTTTCCGGTGGCGTTGATCGACGAGTTCCAGGACACCGACCCAGTGCAGTACCGGATCTTCGAGAGCATCTATCGCATCGAAGACAACAATCCCGAATGCGGTCTGTTCCTGATCGGCGACCCCAAGCAAGCGATCTACGCGTTCCGCGGTGCCGACATCTACACCTACCTGCGCGCTCGCCAGGCCACCGCTGGCCGACTGCATACCCTGGGTACGAATTTCCGTTCCAGCCATGGCATGGTCCGTGCGGTCAACCATGTGTTCGAGCGTGCCGAGTCTCGCGAGACCGGGCGAGGCGCGTTCCTGTTTCGTGAAAAGAACGGTGAGAACCCGGTACCGTTCCTGTCCGTCGAATCTCAAGGGCGCAAAGAAGTTCTGCACATTGATGGCCAGGTCGTGCCCGCTCTGAACATCTGGCACCTGTCCGCCGATCAGCCGCAGTCTGGCGCGGTGTACCGACAACAACTCGCCGCCGCCTGCGCCAGTGAAATCACCGCTTTGCTCAACGACGGGCAACAAGGTCGCGCGGGTTTCATACAGGACGGCAAGGATTTCAGAGGGCTGCTGCCCGCGGATATCGCGATCCTGGTCCGCGACGGTAAAGAAGCCCAGGCTGTGCGTGGCGAACTCTCCGCCCGTGGCGTGCGCAGCGTCTATCTGTCGGACAAGGACTCGGTGTTCGCCGCCCAAGAGGCCCACGATCTGCTGACCTGGCTCAAGGCTTGTGCCGAGCCGGATGTCGAGCGTCCACTGCGGGCCGCATTAGCCTGCATCACGCTGAACCTGCCACTGGCTGAACTGGAACGGCTCAATCAGGACGAACTGGCTTGGGAAGCGCGGGTCATGCAGTTTCGCCATTATCGCGAGCTCTGGCGCAAGCAGGGCGTGTTGCCCATGTTGCGGCGATTGCTGCATGACTTCCAGCTGCCACAGACATTGATCACGCGCGGTGACGGCGAGCGGGTGCTGACCAATTTGCTGCACCTGTCCGAGTTGCTGCAACAGGCGGCCGTCGAACTCGATGGTGAGCAAGCGCTGATCCGCCATTTGTCCGAGCATCTGGCGTTGTCCGGTCAGGCCGGCGAAGAGCAAATCCTGCGTCTGGAGAGTGACGAACAACTGGTCAAAGTCGTGACCATTCACAAGTCCAAGGGACTTGAGTATCCCTTGGTGTTCCTGCCGTTCATTTGCTCGGCGAAACCGGTGGATGGCAGCCGTCTGCCGCTGCATTACCACGACGCCACGGGCAAGGCCCAAGTGACCTTGAGGCCGACGGCCGAGTTGATTGTTCAGGCGGATGATGAGCGTCTTGCCGAGGATCTGCGCTTGCTTTACGTGGCCCTGACCCGGGCGCAACACGCCTGCTGGCTCGGAGTGACTGATCTCAAACGCGGCAATAACAACAGCTCGGTGCTGCACCTGTCAGCATTGGGTTATCTGCTGGGCGGCGGAGCACCGTTGGCCGAGTCGGCAGGTTTGAAGCGTTGGCTGGAAGACCTGCAGCAGGATTGTGCAGCGCTGAACTACGGTGAAATGCCTGAAGCGACCGTCGAGCACTATCATCCGCCGCACAACGATGCGACGTTGCTTGCTCCGCTGATACCCAAACGCAAGGCCAGCGAAAACTGGTGGATTGCTTCCTACAGTGCCCTGCGCATTGGCGACAGCATGAGCGTGGGCACTGATGAAGCGCCGGAGAGCCCGCAGGCGCAAAAGCTCTTCGACGACGAACGCCTCGATCCCCAGGCACCACGAGAAGTGGTGGCCGGCGGCGCTGATATCCATCGATTCCCTCGTGGGCCGAACCCCGGCACCTTTCTCCATGGTTTGCTCGAATGGGCCGGTGACGAAGGTTTTGCCGCCACGCCGCAAGCGGTGGAAGACGCCATTGCCCGTCGCTGCAACCGCCGTGGTTGGGAGGGCTGGATAGCCGCCCTGAGCGACTGGCTGCAGCATCTGCTTACGTCCCCGCTGCATATCGGCGGCGGGCAGGCCCCCGTGGTATTCGAGCGGCTCACCCAATACCGCGTCGAGATGGAGTTCTGGTTCGCCAGTCATAAGGTCGATGTGCTCAAGCTCGATGAACTGGTGCGTCAATACACCCACAACGGCGTGGCCCGGGTGGCTGCCGAGCCGGTGTTGCTCAATGGCATGTTCAAAGGCTTCATCGACCTGACGTTCGAGCACGACGGCCGCTATTACGTCGCCGACTACAAATCCAACTGGCTGGGCGTCGATGACGCGGCCTATACCGAGCAGGCCATGGAGCAGTCGATTCTCGACAACCGTTACGACCTGCAATACGTGCTTTACCTGTTGGCCCTGCATCGCCAGCTCAAGGCGCGACTTGCCGATTACGATTACGACCGGCATGTCGGTGGTGCGCTGTACCTGTTCCTGCGCGGTACACGCGCTTCCAGCCAGGGTGTGTATTTTGCCCGTCCTCCAAGAGAGCTGATCGAGCGTCTGGACCGGCTGTTCCAGGGCAAGCCAGAACCCAAGGCCGAACCCGCCTGGGAACAGGGAGTTTTGCTATGA
- the recD gene encoding exodeoxyribonuclease V subunit alpha has protein sequence MSRTFADLLPTSLTAESLADLAPLSRADDLLLLLTRWVERGWLRALDKAFVAFLHELAPGDDPLVLLAAALASHQLGHGHVCLDVFETLKEPDFALSLPPEGDLQSGAMLLPSQLLEALDGTHWCKVLASSSLVALAVDGREAAQHRPLVLSGKRLYLRRYWAYERRIDTSLRQRLVEHETTPDDLSQRLTSLFGPAKPGEVIDWQKLACALATRSAFSIVTGGPGTGKTTTVVRLLALLQAPAVEAGKPLRIRLAAPTGKAAARLTESISQQVRTLEVDEAVRVKIPSDVTTVHRLLGSRPGTRHFRHHAGNRLPLDVLVVDEASMIDLEMMANLLDALPAHARLVLLGDKDQLASVEAGAVLGDLCRDAEAGWYSPQTRRWLEAVSGESLDGSGLQEDTQGTHPLAQQVVMLRHSRRFGEGSGIGQLARWVNQQQPEEARKLLAARSHDDVFSLSLKGEQDRALERLLLEGHGDGPQGYRHYLSLLRSLRPPLDSTLDDPCWTDWARQVLQAFDAFQLLCAVRKGPWGVEGLNQRVTAALLKARLIDSDQQWYEGRPVLMTRNDYGLGLMNGDIGIALKLPEREGPEVGKQVLRVAFPRNDGQGGVRFVLPSRLNDVETVYAMTVHKSQGSEFAHTALILPDALNPVLTKELIYTGITRAKNWFTLIEPRPGVFEEAVRRKVKRLSGLMLELDEGVESRG, from the coding sequence ATGAGTCGCACCTTCGCTGATTTGCTGCCCACTTCGTTGACAGCCGAAAGCCTGGCGGATCTGGCGCCGTTGAGTCGCGCCGATGACTTGCTGTTGTTGCTGACGCGCTGGGTTGAGCGCGGCTGGCTGCGAGCGCTGGACAAAGCCTTCGTTGCTTTTCTTCATGAGCTCGCTCCCGGCGATGATCCACTGGTGCTGCTAGCCGCTGCGTTGGCCAGTCATCAACTGGGTCACGGTCATGTGTGCCTGGATGTGTTTGAGACGCTCAAGGAACCGGACTTCGCCCTGTCGCTGCCACCGGAAGGTGATCTGCAAAGTGGCGCGATGTTGTTGCCGTCGCAATTGCTTGAGGCGCTGGACGGTACCCATTGGTGCAAGGTCCTGGCCTCCAGCAGTCTGGTCGCTTTGGCGGTCGACGGCCGCGAGGCGGCGCAGCATCGGCCATTGGTGTTATCGGGCAAACGCCTGTACTTGCGTCGCTACTGGGCTTACGAACGGCGTATCGACACCTCGCTGCGCCAACGCCTGGTGGAACACGAAACCACGCCGGATGATTTGTCCCAACGCCTCACCAGCTTGTTCGGCCCAGCCAAGCCCGGCGAAGTGATTGACTGGCAGAAACTCGCCTGTGCCCTCGCAACCCGCAGCGCTTTCAGCATTGTTACGGGTGGCCCGGGGACCGGCAAGACGACGACGGTCGTGCGTTTGCTGGCGTTGCTCCAGGCACCGGCGGTGGAGGCGGGCAAGCCGTTGCGTATTCGTCTCGCGGCACCCACCGGCAAGGCTGCAGCCCGGCTGACGGAGTCCATCAGTCAGCAGGTCAGGACCCTGGAAGTCGATGAAGCCGTACGAGTAAAGATCCCCTCAGACGTCACCACCGTGCACCGTCTGCTCGGCAGTCGCCCCGGTACTCGACACTTCCGTCACCACGCCGGTAATCGCTTGCCGCTGGATGTATTGGTGGTGGATGAAGCCTCGATGATCGATCTGGAAATGATGGCCAACCTGCTCGACGCGTTGCCGGCCCATGCCCGTCTGGTGCTGCTCGGTGACAAGGATCAACTGGCATCGGTGGAGGCCGGCGCCGTGCTGGGCGACCTGTGCCGCGACGCGGAGGCCGGTTGGTACAGCCCACAGACTCGCCGGTGGCTGGAAGCTGTCAGTGGTGAAAGCCTGGATGGCAGCGGTTTGCAGGAAGACACCCAAGGGACTCATCCCCTGGCCCAGCAAGTTGTGATGCTGCGTCATTCACGCCGGTTCGGCGAGGGCAGCGGCATCGGCCAACTGGCTCGTTGGGTCAACCAGCAGCAACCCGAGGAAGCTCGCAAGTTGTTGGCGGCTCGAAGCCATGACGACGTGTTTTCCCTGTCCCTCAAGGGGGAGCAGGATCGGGCGCTGGAGCGCTTGCTGCTTGAGGGCCACGGCGATGGACCGCAGGGTTATCGCCATTACCTGAGTCTCTTGCGCAGCCTGCGGCCACCGCTCGACAGCACGCTTGATGATCCCTGCTGGACCGATTGGGCCCGGCAGGTGTTGCAAGCCTTCGATGCCTTCCAGTTGTTGTGCGCCGTACGCAAAGGGCCGTGGGGCGTTGAAGGTTTGAATCAACGCGTGACCGCCGCGCTGCTCAAGGCTCGGCTGATCGACAGCGACCAGCAGTGGTACGAAGGTAGGCCAGTGCTGATGACCCGCAATGACTATGGTCTGGGTTTGATGAACGGCGACATCGGCATTGCCCTCAAGCTACCGGAACGTGAGGGGCCAGAAGTTGGGAAGCAGGTACTGCGTGTGGCGTTCCCGAGAAATGATGGTCAGGGCGGAGTACGGTTTGTTCTGCCAAGCCGGCTAAATGATGTCGAAACCGTGTACGCCATGACGGTGCATAAATCCCAGGGCTCGGAATTTGCCCATACGGCGTTGATTCTGCCGGATGCCCTGAATCCAGTACTCACCAAGGAACTGATCTATACCGGGATTACCCGGGCGAAAAACTGGTTCACCCTGATCGAGCCTCGTCCCGGCGTATTTGAAGAGGCGGTGCGGCGCAAGGTCAAGCGTTTGAGTGGGTTGATGCTGGAATTAGATGAGGGTGTTGAATCAAGGGGTTGA
- a CDS encoding LysR family transcriptional regulator, giving the protein MQKNITSLGSLNWDDLKFFLEVARTRKASTAAKRLAVDYTTVSRRISSLEAALGTLLFEKSRTSGFVLTAEGQRLLGYAESIESTLHMACEQVSGSGVALSGHVRMGCTEGFGSFFITPQLSHFVDAYPAISVDILPLPHFISLSKREADIVIALERPEHGPYVCCKLCDYRLQLYATQDYLDKHPPIRRPTDLGKHSFISYVDDLAFSSELLYLANVLPGASANLRSTSVIAQFVAAQQGRSLAILPCFLAAQDPRLLPVLPEEINITRQFWMYCREDLRKLKRVTLLWDYIRAVTEQNQGLLMGESRETLFAD; this is encoded by the coding sequence ATGCAAAAAAACATCACGTCTCTAGGCTCGTTGAACTGGGATGACCTCAAGTTTTTCCTTGAAGTCGCCCGCACCCGCAAGGCCAGCACCGCGGCGAAGCGCCTGGCGGTCGACTACACCACCGTGTCGCGGCGCATCAGCTCGCTGGAAGCGGCGTTGGGCACTTTGCTGTTCGAGAAATCCCGGACCAGCGGTTTTGTCCTGACCGCCGAAGGCCAGCGGTTGCTGGGTTACGCCGAGTCGATTGAAAGCACACTGCACATGGCCTGCGAGCAGGTGTCAGGCTCTGGCGTGGCGTTGTCCGGGCATGTGCGCATGGGCTGCACCGAAGGCTTCGGCAGCTTTTTCATCACCCCGCAGCTGAGCCATTTCGTCGATGCCTACCCGGCGATCTCGGTGGACATCCTGCCGCTGCCGCACTTTATCAGCCTGTCCAAGCGCGAGGCGGACATCGTCATCGCGCTGGAGCGTCCGGAGCATGGTCCGTACGTCTGCTGCAAACTCTGCGACTACCGATTGCAGCTGTACGCGACGCAGGATTATCTGGACAAGCACCCACCGATCCGCCGCCCGACTGACTTGGGTAAACATTCATTCATTAGTTATGTCGACGATCTGGCGTTCAGTTCGGAGCTGTTGTACCTGGCCAATGTGTTGCCCGGCGCCAGCGCCAACCTGCGCAGTACCAGCGTGATCGCGCAATTCGTGGCCGCGCAGCAAGGGCGGTCGCTGGCAATTCTGCCGTGCTTCCTGGCAGCCCAGGATCCGCGATTGCTACCGGTGTTGCCAGAGGAAATCAACATCACTCGACAGTTTTGGATGTACTGCCGCGAGGACCTGCGCAAGCTCAAGCGAGTTACCCTGTTGTGGGATTACATCCGCGCGGTCACTGAACAGAATCAGGGTCTGTTGATGGGTGAAAGTCGGGAGACTCTGTTCGCCGATTAG